A window from Tenacibaculum singaporense encodes these proteins:
- the recJ gene encoding single-stranded-DNA-specific exonuclease RecJ codes for MRWTLKPQPDTSKVKQLAKELSIDTTLARILVQRGIETFDEAKHFFRPSLSDLHDPFLMKDMELAVQRIETAITNNENILVFGDYDVDGTTAVSLLSSYLKTIHPNIATYIPDRYEEGYGVSFQGIDFAEDNGFSLIIALDCGIKAIDKVDYATKKGIDFIICDHHKPGNEIPKAVAVLNPKQIDCNYPYDELCGCGVGFKLIQALASKRNQTIEDLIPYLDLVATAIAADIVPMTGENRVLAYHGLQVINSQPRNGIKAIIHQLQKKELTITDVVFIIAPRINAAGRMKHGNYAVELLTEMGFDSAVEFASAIEKFNSDRKELDRAITQEALLQIENNNEQENYTTVVFDESWHKGVIGIVASRLTETYYRPTLVFTKSGEKLAASARSVKGFDVYNALEQCSEFIEQFGGHKYAAGLTLLPEQYQNFKNKFEEVVKTTIDKNLLTPEITIDAEIDLSEITPKFFRIIQQMAPFGPQNMKPVFTTTAVRDNGYGKQVGADNSHLKLNIIYGSDQKTYNAIGFGLGDKITSAQNDFDIAYTLDENTWNGYTSIQLMLKDLK; via the coding sequence ATGCGCTGGACATTAAAACCGCAACCAGACACCTCTAAAGTAAAACAGTTAGCCAAAGAATTATCTATCGATACAACCTTGGCTAGAATCTTAGTACAACGTGGGATAGAAACCTTTGATGAAGCTAAACATTTCTTTCGCCCATCACTCAGCGATTTACATGATCCCTTTTTAATGAAGGATATGGAGCTTGCAGTACAACGTATAGAAACTGCTATTACTAATAACGAAAATATCTTAGTTTTTGGTGATTATGATGTTGACGGAACTACCGCTGTTTCTTTGCTATCTTCTTACCTAAAAACAATTCATCCTAATATTGCAACCTACATTCCTGATCGTTATGAAGAAGGCTATGGAGTTTCTTTTCAAGGAATTGATTTTGCTGAAGACAATGGATTTTCTCTCATCATAGCTTTAGACTGCGGTATTAAAGCTATTGATAAAGTAGATTATGCTACTAAAAAAGGAATTGATTTTATTATTTGCGATCACCACAAACCTGGAAATGAAATTCCTAAAGCAGTTGCTGTTTTAAATCCTAAGCAAATAGATTGTAACTATCCATATGATGAACTGTGTGGCTGTGGTGTTGGTTTTAAATTGATTCAAGCATTAGCTTCAAAAAGAAATCAAACGATAGAAGACCTAATTCCATATTTAGATTTAGTGGCAACTGCAATTGCAGCTGATATTGTTCCAATGACTGGTGAAAATAGAGTTCTAGCTTATCATGGACTACAAGTCATTAATTCACAACCCAGAAATGGTATTAAAGCTATCATTCATCAGTTGCAAAAAAAAGAACTTACCATTACAGACGTAGTTTTTATCATTGCTCCACGTATAAATGCCGCTGGACGTATGAAACATGGAAACTATGCTGTCGAATTATTAACCGAAATGGGTTTTGACTCAGCAGTTGAATTTGCTTCTGCTATTGAAAAATTCAATTCCGATAGAAAAGAGCTAGATAGAGCAATTACACAAGAAGCTTTATTACAAATTGAAAACAACAACGAGCAAGAAAATTACACCACAGTTGTCTTTGATGAAAGCTGGCACAAAGGGGTAATAGGTATTGTAGCTTCTCGTTTAACAGAAACTTACTACAGACCTACCTTGGTTTTTACTAAAAGTGGTGAAAAATTGGCCGCCTCAGCTCGTTCAGTAAAAGGATTTGATGTATATAATGCTTTAGAACAATGCTCAGAGTTTATTGAACAATTTGGCGGACATAAATATGCAGCGGGTTTAACCTTGTTACCTGAGCAATATCAAAATTTTAAAAATAAATTTGAAGAAGTAGTTAAAACTACTATTGATAAAAATTTATTAACTCCGGAAATTACTATTGATGCTGAGATTGACTTATCAGAAATCACTCCTAAGTTTTTCCGTATTATTCAACAAATGGCTCCTTTTGGTCCACAAAATATGAAACCTGTTTTTACCACAACTGCTGTAAGAGATAATGGCTATGGAAAGCAAGTTGGTGCCGACAATAGTCATTTAAAGTTAAATATTATTTACGGCTCAGATCAAAAAACATACAATGCGATTGGGTTTGGTTTGGGAGATAAAATAACTTCAGCGCAAAACGATTTTGATATTGCCTATACCTTAGATGAAAATACTTGGAATGGATACACTTCTATTCAACTAATGTTAAAAGATTTAAAGTAG
- a CDS encoding endonuclease/exonuclease/phosphatase family protein: MRNIALLLVLTLGVFSSHAQQEAKKYKIRTVGFYNLENLFDTKNDPEKNDEASPIMEMKGDKEEVYLDKIDKLGEVISQLGAEKAKTSPAILGVAEVENKKVLEDLVASERLKKKRYSIIHFDSPDKRGIDVGLLYQPRYFKPIHFEAFNPNIYAENKKIYTRDILLVSGYLDDELVHIIVNHWPSRRGGEAKSRPLREKAAYKVKQIIEKIKENDPNPKVLIMGDFNDDPINSSFKTVLQTKSKKKNVKEGDIYNPYEDMFRRGFNTLGYRDNINLFDQIMFTSPLLDKGKKDFSTYKMFKSGIFNKRFLTQKSGRYKGYPFRSFSYGKYTGGYSDHYPVYMYLIKEDK; this comes from the coding sequence ATGAGAAATATAGCTTTACTTTTAGTTTTAACTCTTGGTGTTTTTTCCTCGCATGCACAGCAAGAGGCAAAAAAATATAAAATAAGAACTGTAGGTTTTTATAACTTGGAAAATCTTTTTGATACTAAGAATGACCCTGAAAAGAATGATGAGGCAAGTCCTATCATGGAAATGAAAGGAGACAAAGAGGAGGTTTATTTAGATAAAATAGATAAATTGGGAGAAGTTATTTCTCAATTAGGAGCTGAAAAAGCTAAGACAAGTCCGGCAATTTTGGGAGTAGCTGAAGTTGAGAATAAGAAAGTTTTAGAAGATTTAGTAGCGTCAGAAAGGTTAAAAAAGAAGCGTTACAGTATTATCCATTTTGATTCTCCTGATAAAAGAGGGATTGATGTAGGATTATTATATCAGCCTCGTTATTTTAAACCGATTCATTTTGAGGCATTCAACCCGAATATCTATGCTGAAAATAAAAAGATTTATACACGTGATATTTTATTAGTTTCTGGATACCTAGATGATGAGTTAGTACATATTATTGTTAACCATTGGCCATCCCGTAGAGGAGGAGAAGCTAAAAGCAGGCCTCTACGTGAAAAAGCTGCTTATAAAGTAAAGCAGATTATAGAAAAAATTAAAGAAAACGATCCAAATCCAAAAGTGTTAATTATGGGAGATTTTAACGATGATCCTATCAATTCTAGCTTTAAAACTGTTTTACAAACGAAGAGTAAGAAGAAAAACGTAAAAGAAGGAGATATTTATAATCCTTATGAAGATATGTTCCGTCGTGGATTTAATACATTAGGATACAGAGATAATATTAATTTATTTGATCAAATTATGTTTACTTCTCCTTTATTGGATAAAGGGAAAAAAGATTTTTCAACCTATAAAATGTTTAAATCAGGAATCTTTAATAAGCGTTTTTTAACCCAAAAGAGTGGACGTTATAAAGGGTATCCTTTTAGGAGTTTTTCTTATGGGAAATATACGGGAGGTTACAGTGATCATTATCCAGTATATATGTACTTGATTAAAGAAGATAAATAA
- a CDS encoding carboxypeptidase-like regulatory domain-containing protein encodes MRNFTITMLLLFSGLFGLNAQNIVKGIVINGDSENPMQGVSVSVKEANISGTTDASGAFALNGLPNGRQIVTVSLNGYETQNFPVELSGKTVDLGTIFMYEDLSEDQDLSTITITDDELNDDTSAADNISGLLQASRDVYLRTAAFEWSGSFYRVRGLDSENGKVLINGIEMNKLYNGRPQWSNWGGLNDVLRNQEFSNGLTPSNYAFGGVLGSTNINTRASEYSEGGRISYASSNRSYNHRLMATYSSGLLANGWAITVSGSRRAGNEGYVDGTFYDANSIFLSLEKQINDAHSLNLTVIAAENERGKSSPNTQEVFDIKGIRYNSYWGNQKGKMRNSRVKRLYEPIVMLNHYWDLSENTTLNTNIGFQFGEIGNSRLDYNGANNPDPTYYRKLPSWYLSDPNGPDYENAYKSLTGFQNDGQIDWDELYIGNEGSPENARVILYEDRNDDQQLTANMILSSELNENITLTASGEYRKLKSENFASPIDMLGATGYLDVNTFGDNFDQQQSNLLTPNRTIGLGDRFKYNYIFNSEVYGGFAQLQFKYNKVDFYIAGQANNTTHQREGLFQNGYFPTNSYGKSDKLDFFNYGAKGGLTYKISGRHLIDVNGGYITKAPSLRNSFANSRANNVTVADVAELNSEKILSGDVSYVFRSPLITSRVTGYYTDIKDATEISFFFADGIGGDTSAFIQEILTGIDKRHFGVEFGIEAQVTPTIKLKGAANVGQYTYNNNPNLVITTENASTPGFINGKRDMGPASLKDYKLAAGPHKAYSFGFEYRDPDYWFVSVTANHMDEAYVDVSPIRRTANFISDADGAAFADYDPVLARQLLTQEQFDDYMVVNAIGGKSWKVGDGKYIGLFASVSNLFNEEYKTGGFEQGRNANYHQLRDDNTNGTPTFGNKYWYGRGTTYFLNLNYRF; translated from the coding sequence ATGAGAAATTTTACGATAACAATGTTATTGCTTTTTTCAGGTTTATTTGGCTTGAATGCGCAGAATATTGTAAAGGGGATCGTAATAAACGGCGATTCTGAAAATCCTATGCAAGGTGTTTCTGTAAGTGTAAAAGAAGCTAACATCTCTGGTACTACAGATGCTAGTGGGGCTTTTGCACTAAATGGTTTACCAAACGGAAGACAAATTGTAACGGTATCATTAAACGGGTATGAAACCCAAAACTTTCCAGTTGAACTATCTGGAAAAACAGTAGATTTAGGTACAATCTTTATGTATGAAGATTTGTCTGAAGATCAAGATTTAAGCACCATCACTATCACAGATGATGAATTAAATGATGACACAAGTGCTGCTGATAATATTTCTGGTTTACTACAAGCTTCCAGAGATGTATATTTACGTACTGCTGCTTTTGAATGGAGTGGTTCATTCTACAGAGTACGTGGTTTAGATTCTGAAAACGGTAAAGTTTTGATTAATGGAATTGAAATGAACAAACTATACAACGGAAGACCTCAATGGAGTAACTGGGGAGGTTTAAACGATGTATTGCGTAACCAAGAATTTAGTAATGGACTAACTCCTTCAAACTATGCTTTTGGTGGTGTTTTAGGTTCTACAAATATTAACACAAGAGCTTCTGAATATAGTGAAGGTGGACGTATTTCTTATGCTTCTTCTAATAGAAGTTACAACCACCGTCTAATGGCAACATACTCTTCTGGTTTATTAGCTAACGGATGGGCTATAACAGTTTCTGGTAGTAGAAGAGCTGGTAATGAAGGATACGTAGATGGTACTTTTTATGATGCTAACTCCATCTTTTTATCACTTGAAAAGCAAATTAATGATGCTCACAGCTTAAACTTAACTGTGATTGCTGCTGAAAACGAAAGAGGAAAATCTTCACCAAATACTCAAGAGGTTTTTGATATTAAAGGAATTCGTTATAACTCTTACTGGGGAAATCAAAAAGGAAAAATGAGAAACTCAAGAGTTAAGAGATTATATGAACCTATTGTTATGTTAAACCACTATTGGGACCTTTCTGAAAACACTACATTAAACACTAATATTGGTTTTCAGTTTGGAGAAATAGGTAATAGCCGTTTAGATTATAACGGTGCTAACAATCCTGACCCTACGTATTACAGAAAGTTACCAAGCTGGTATTTATCAGACCCAAATGGACCAGATTATGAAAATGCATACAAATCATTAACTGGTTTCCAAAATGATGGACAAATTGATTGGGATGAATTGTATATTGGAAACGAAGGAAGTCCAGAAAATGCTCGTGTAATTTTATATGAAGATAGAAACGATGATCAGCAATTAACAGCTAATATGATTTTATCTTCAGAATTAAATGAAAATATTACACTAACAGCAAGTGGCGAGTATAGAAAGTTAAAGTCTGAAAACTTTGCTTCTCCAATAGATATGCTTGGAGCTACAGGTTATTTGGATGTGAATACTTTTGGTGATAATTTTGATCAACAACAAAGTAACCTTTTAACTCCTAATAGAACAATTGGATTAGGAGATCGCTTTAAATACAACTATATCTTCAATTCTGAAGTATATGGCGGTTTTGCTCAGTTACAATTCAAATACAACAAAGTTGATTTTTATATAGCAGGACAAGCGAATAATACTACACACCAAAGAGAAGGTTTATTCCAAAACGGATACTTTCCAACTAACTCTTACGGAAAATCAGATAAGTTAGATTTCTTTAACTACGGAGCTAAAGGAGGGTTAACCTATAAAATATCTGGTCGTCACTTAATTGATGTAAACGGAGGTTATATTACAAAAGCACCATCTTTACGTAACTCTTTTGCCAATTCAAGAGCTAACAATGTTACAGTTGCTGATGTTGCTGAATTGAATAGTGAAAAAATATTATCTGGAGATGTTAGCTATGTTTTCAGAAGCCCTTTAATCACTTCAAGAGTTACAGGTTACTACACAGACATTAAAGATGCTACTGAAATTTCTTTCTTCTTTGCTGATGGTATTGGAGGAGACACTTCAGCTTTTATCCAAGAAATATTAACTGGTATTGATAAAAGACACTTTGGTGTTGAATTTGGTATTGAAGCACAAGTTACTCCTACGATTAAATTAAAGGGAGCGGCAAACGTTGGTCAATATACTTACAACAACAACCCAAATTTGGTTATTACAACAGAAAATGCTTCTACACCTGGTTTTATTAATGGTAAAAGAGATATGGGACCTGCTTCTCTTAAAGATTATAAACTTGCTGCTGGACCTCATAAGGCTTACTCTTTTGGTTTTGAATATAGAGACCCAGATTATTGGTTTGTTAGTGTTACAGCAAACCATATGGATGAAGCTTATGTAGATGTTTCTCCTATTAGAAGAACTGCTAATTTTATAAGTGATGCAGACGGAGCTGCTTTTGCAGATTACGACCCAGTGTTAGCTAGACAATTATTAACTCAAGAGCAATTTGATGATTATATGGTTGTAAATGCCATCGGAGGGAAATCATGGAAAGTAGGCGATGGTAAATACATTGGTTTATTTGCTAGTGTTAGTAACTTATTCAACGAAGAATATAAAACAGGTGGTTTCGAGCAAGGAAGAAATGCAAATTATCACCAATTACGCGACGATAATACTAACGGGACACCAACCTTTGGAAATAAATACTGGTACGGTAGAGGTACTACTTATTTCTTAAACTTAAATTATAGATTCTAA
- a CDS encoding DUF5689 domain-containing protein has product MKKINLYKIFAILFIAISASCVDNNDFELPTIGPDKQYENLKSLDEIIAQYNGDPVEFVEDVTVYGYVVSDDREGNFFKSIIIQDKPENPTVGLEVRIDDTNLGARYNVGRKIYIKLKGLALSKYFASFQIGVLNGNSTDRIDANDYIDFIDRSSEIAEIVPTNLTIGELTDDHINTLVKIEGLQSEEKGLTYADPDPDNTFSVNRYFTSCETFESIIMRTSGFATFKSYPIPDKKGSVTAILNKFRSDYQLFIRDTNDVNFTEEYGCNNNPTEASLAEVKALYTGSETTVTQNLKLKLVITSDLSTDNISNQNAFAQDATAGIALRFSDAYDLKLGDEIEIAVGGAKLSEYNGLLQLNVSPSNILSTTAGTLPTPEIITIAQALTGDYQGKLVQIEGVQFKDNTKNYDGSNQIISECDGDELTTYVRPQATFANNPVSDKRGTITGVMSDFNGVQIYLRNESDVNFTEDYTTCGGGGSGTTNTIFFSELADPNNNANARFIELYNSGTDAIDLTGWIIRRYTNDATSSTSSIDLSGQTIAAGSTFVIAKNATEFSSVYGVTADMESTSAAADSNGDDQLELVDPSGTVIDIFGIIGEDGSGTNHEFEDGRANRKASVTQGNPTYTFSEWDIWNDTGAAGTTNAPQDAPGAFTPKVR; this is encoded by the coding sequence ATGAAAAAAATAAATTTATACAAGATTTTTGCAATACTTTTTATTGCAATCTCTGCTTCATGTGTTGACAATAATGATTTTGAATTACCAACTATTGGACCAGACAAACAGTACGAGAACTTAAAGTCTTTAGACGAAATTATAGCACAATACAATGGTGATCCTGTAGAGTTTGTAGAGGATGTTACTGTGTATGGTTATGTAGTTTCTGATGACAGAGAAGGGAACTTTTTTAAATCAATCATTATTCAAGATAAACCAGAAAACCCAACTGTTGGTTTAGAAGTAAGAATAGATGATACTAATTTAGGTGCTCGTTATAATGTAGGTAGAAAAATATACATTAAATTAAAAGGACTTGCTTTAAGTAAATACTTCGCATCTTTTCAAATAGGTGTTTTAAATGGAAATAGTACGGATAGAATTGACGCAAACGATTATATCGACTTTATTGATAGATCTTCTGAAATTGCTGAAATAGTACCAACCAACTTAACAATTGGTGAATTAACTGATGACCACATTAATACTTTAGTTAAAATAGAAGGGCTACAGTCTGAAGAAAAAGGGTTAACCTATGCTGACCCAGATCCTGATAATACTTTTTCAGTAAACAGGTACTTTACAAGTTGTGAAACTTTTGAATCTATTATCATGAGAACAAGCGGTTTTGCTACTTTTAAATCTTACCCTATCCCTGATAAAAAAGGAAGTGTTACTGCTATTTTAAATAAATTTAGAAGTGATTACCAGTTATTCATAAGAGATACTAATGACGTTAACTTTACTGAAGAATACGGTTGTAACAACAACCCTACTGAAGCTTCTTTAGCAGAAGTTAAGGCTTTATATACTGGTAGTGAAACTACAGTAACTCAAAACTTAAAATTAAAGCTTGTAATTACTTCAGACCTTTCTACAGATAACATTTCAAATCAAAATGCTTTTGCTCAAGATGCAACAGCTGGTATTGCTTTACGTTTTAGTGATGCTTACGATTTAAAGTTAGGAGACGAAATAGAAATCGCTGTTGGAGGGGCTAAATTAAGTGAGTATAATGGCTTATTACAATTAAATGTTTCTCCATCTAATATTCTTAGTACAACAGCTGGAACATTACCTACTCCTGAAATAATTACCATAGCACAGGCTTTAACAGGAGACTACCAAGGAAAGTTAGTACAAATTGAAGGTGTACAGTTCAAAGACAACACTAAAAATTATGACGGTAGTAATCAGATAATTTCTGAATGTGACGGAGATGAATTAACAACATATGTTAGACCTCAAGCTACATTTGCTAACAACCCTGTGAGTGACAAAAGAGGAACTATTACAGGAGTAATGTCTGACTTTAATGGAGTTCAAATCTATTTAAGAAATGAAAGCGATGTAAACTTTACAGAAGACTATACTACTTGTGGTGGAGGTGGTAGTGGTACTACCAATACTATTTTCTTTTCAGAATTAGCAGACCCTAACAATAATGCTAATGCTAGGTTTATAGAGTTATATAATTCTGGAACTGATGCCATAGATTTAACAGGATGGATAATTAGAAGATATACTAATGATGCTACTTCATCAACATCTTCAATTGACTTATCTGGTCAAACTATTGCTGCTGGAAGTACTTTTGTGATTGCAAAAAATGCTACAGAATTTTCAAGTGTATATGGTGTTACTGCTGACATGGAGTCTACTTCTGCAGCAGCAGATTCTAACGGAGATGATCAATTAGAGCTAGTAGATCCAAGCGGAACTGTAATTGATATTTTCGGAATTATTGGAGAAGATGGATCAGGAACAAATCACGAATTTGAAGATGGTAGAGCTAATCGTAAAGCTTCAGTAACACAAGGAAACCCAACATATACATTCTCAGAATGGGATATATGGAATGACACTGGTGCAGCTGGTACAACTAACGCTCCTCAAGATGCTCCAGGAGCATTCACACCTAAAGTAAGATAA
- a CDS encoding M20/M25/M40 family metallo-hydrolase: MKKKYLLLSLLLLCLSFSNAYSQEKMFYGTIETKDALKLQKVAPTDIKILSSTNGFSAVKLSHHAAEKLHHMILTHGPGFIYESSEKEALQTIQKLQSKKAYQQRASYTISEDQLVNQSIGLVNNTNIANHIVELENYGTRYHTTQKATQAVQDLKQKWETMANGRSDVSVRIVNHSSTTMPSVIMTIQGSDLPNEYVIIGGHIDSVSPERETNAPGADDNASGIATITEMARVLFEMNFEPKRTIEFMAFAAEEVGLRGSKEIAQDYKNRNVNVLSYVQFDMTNYKGSLKDVYISDDSYNSSTLNAFLASLMDHYNASGSHQFTYDYTRCNYGCSDHYSWAQQGYDAAFPFEASFNGSSPYIHTVNDTSSRFPTANATHAAKFAKLGLEYLIEVAKSKGSVSVPTYCESKGNNVNDEYIQNVTLGSINNNSGATNGYQDFTSISTDLEQGSSNTITVTPKWTGTVYKEGYTVWIDYNQDSDFEDNGEQVWVKSASTDNSVNGSFTVPTTAKLGVTRIRVSMRYNNTPSSCGSFDYGEVEDYTINIIEGDGGTSTNICDGVPQYDSSQNYQVGDKVVYFNVLYERTSSGWNNIGNCGSAKTDNLNVRQVLVNDKDVIVFSPNPIEGNSIVLQVNNELWKNKEVAIYNANGRLLTKVKMSSRNSNIDVSKLSAGIYFVSLEDTGKMYTKQLVKK; encoded by the coding sequence ATGAAAAAAAAGTATTTATTACTTTCGTTACTATTGCTGTGCCTTAGTTTTTCTAATGCTTACAGCCAAGAAAAAATGTTTTACGGTACTATTGAAACTAAAGACGCCCTAAAACTTCAAAAAGTAGCTCCTACCGATATTAAGATTCTTTCCTCCACAAATGGCTTTAGTGCTGTAAAGTTAAGTCATCATGCAGCTGAAAAATTGCATCATATGATTTTAACTCATGGCCCGGGGTTTATTTATGAATCTTCTGAAAAAGAAGCATTACAAACTATTCAGAAGCTTCAAAGTAAAAAAGCTTATCAGCAGAGAGCATCATATACTATTAGTGAAGATCAACTTGTAAATCAAAGTATAGGTTTGGTGAATAATACAAATATTGCTAATCATATTGTAGAGCTTGAAAATTATGGTACTAGATATCATACAACTCAAAAGGCAACGCAAGCTGTTCAAGATTTGAAGCAAAAATGGGAAACAATGGCTAATGGTAGATCTGATGTTAGTGTTAGAATAGTTAATCACAGTAGTACTACAATGCCTTCAGTGATTATGACAATTCAAGGAAGCGATCTTCCTAATGAATATGTAATTATAGGGGGACATATTGATTCTGTTAGTCCAGAAAGAGAAACGAATGCTCCTGGTGCTGATGATAATGCTTCTGGTATTGCTACAATTACTGAAATGGCAAGAGTACTTTTTGAAATGAATTTTGAACCAAAAAGAACTATAGAGTTTATGGCGTTTGCTGCCGAAGAAGTTGGTTTAAGAGGTTCAAAAGAAATTGCTCAGGATTATAAGAATAGAAACGTTAATGTTTTATCTTATGTACAGTTTGATATGACAAATTATAAAGGATCACTAAAAGATGTTTATATTTCTGATGATAGTTATAATAGCAGTACCCTTAATGCTTTTTTAGCTAGCCTTATGGATCATTACAATGCTTCAGGAAGTCATCAATTTACTTACGATTATACACGATGTAATTACGGTTGTTCAGATCATTATAGTTGGGCACAACAAGGATATGATGCTGCTTTTCCTTTTGAGGCTTCTTTTAATGGTTCAAGTCCTTATATTCATACAGTGAACGATACATCTAGTAGGTTTCCAACTGCCAACGCCACGCATGCGGCAAAGTTTGCCAAACTTGGTTTAGAGTATTTAATTGAGGTAGCCAAAAGTAAAGGAAGCGTTAGTGTACCAACGTATTGTGAATCAAAAGGAAATAATGTAAATGATGAATATATTCAGAATGTAACACTTGGGTCAATTAATAATAATTCAGGAGCTACAAATGGATATCAAGATTTTACTAGTATTTCTACTGATTTAGAACAAGGGAGTTCCAACACAATTACCGTTACTCCAAAATGGACAGGTACAGTTTATAAAGAAGGATATACTGTTTGGATTGATTATAATCAGGATTCTGATTTTGAAGATAACGGAGAGCAAGTGTGGGTTAAAAGTGCTTCTACTGATAATTCAGTTAATGGAAGCTTTACTGTACCTACTACTGCAAAATTAGGTGTCACAAGAATAAGAGTGTCTATGCGATACAATAATACTCCTTCTTCTTGTGGTTCGTTTGATTATGGTGAGGTTGAAGATTATACTATAAATATTATAGAAGGAGATGGAGGAACGAGTACAAATATTTGTGATGGGGTACCTCAATATGATTCTTCCCAAAACTATCAGGTTGGTGATAAGGTTGTTTATTTTAATGTTTTGTATGAGAGAACTTCAAGTGGATGGAATAATATTGGAAACTGTGGTAGTGCTAAAACCGATAATTTAAATGTAAGGCAAGTTTTAGTAAATGATAAAGATGTAATTGTCTTTTCACCTAACCCTATCGAAGGAAATTCTATAGTTTTACAAGTAAATAATGAGTTGTGGAAAAATAAAGAAGTTGCTATTTATAATGCTAACGGAAGGTTGCTTACAAAAGTAAAAATGAGCTCTAGAAATAGTAATATAGATGTTTCAAAATTATCAGCAGGAATTTATTTTGTGTCTTTAGAAGACACAGGAAAAATGTATACTAAACAATTAGTTAAAAAGTAA
- a CDS encoding metallophosphoesterase, with product MYSEHRITRAFKKAKKLPLHKESKYILFSDCHRGDNSFADDFARNRKIYHYALSQYFQKEFTYIELGDGDELWENKFETIFNANKDIYLLLQKFHQKNKLHFIWGNHDMDYKKPKNVTKNLSTYFDTIDGEEKELMPNASFSEAIKLVQNNGKSILLLHGHQADWFNYTFWRFSRFLVRVLWRPLQIHGVKDPTSPAQNFKGLIRVERRLEKWIKNNNNQMIITGHTHRPRFPSKNALPHFNDGSCVHPRCITGLEIENNEITLIKWHVVTNEDGTMQITRTILEGPKKITNYI from the coding sequence ATGTATTCAGAACATAGAATAACCAGAGCCTTTAAAAAAGCAAAAAAACTTCCTTTACATAAAGAATCTAAATACATTTTATTTTCTGATTGTCATAGGGGTGATAACAGTTTTGCTGATGATTTTGCTCGTAATAGAAAAATATACCACTATGCTTTATCTCAATATTTTCAAAAAGAATTTACCTATATAGAATTAGGAGATGGTGATGAGCTTTGGGAAAATAAGTTTGAAACTATTTTTAATGCTAATAAAGACATATACCTATTACTCCAAAAATTTCATCAAAAAAATAAATTACATTTTATCTGGGGAAACCATGATATGGATTACAAAAAACCTAAAAATGTAACAAAAAACCTAAGTACTTATTTTGATACTATTGATGGAGAAGAAAAAGAGTTAATGCCAAATGCTTCTTTTTCTGAAGCAATTAAACTAGTACAAAATAATGGTAAATCTATCCTCTTACTCCACGGCCATCAAGCAGATTGGTTTAATTATACTTTTTGGAGGTTTAGTAGATTTTTAGTTCGTGTTTTATGGCGACCATTACAAATACACGGAGTTAAAGACCCCACAAGTCCCGCTCAAAACTTTAAAGGATTAATAAGAGTAGAACGTCGTTTAGAAAAATGGATTAAAAATAACAACAACCAAATGATTATTACAGGGCATACACACCGTCCTAGGTTTCCATCAAAAAACGCACTTCCTCATTTTAATGATGGTAGTTGCGTACATCCAAGATGTATTACTGGTTTAGAAATTGAAAACAATGAAATCACTCTTATTAAATGGCATGTAGTAACTAACGAAGATGGCACCATGCAAATTACAAGAACTATTCTTGAAGGCCCCAAAAAAATAACTAACTATATTTAA